The following coding sequences are from one Candidatus Nitrohelix vancouverensis window:
- the glgX gene encoding glycogen debranching protein GlgX — MSQPHSPLRQGVVQEGNGLRFTLFSKNATRVELCLFDSPHATQEARRIELQRTMEGLWTLHLPAIAPGCIYAYRVHGPYDPPQGHRFNPNKILLDPYARKIIRLPSERDTLRGEQRDNPAPFAMDETDSAHCAPLGVFEENGFDWQDDAPPRIPWESTLIYEAHVKGITQLRMDIPEEQRGRYLGLASPPIIDHLKSLGVTAVELLPIFQSLSEERLIQDQLTNYWGYNTLGFFVPESSYASVGGDPVQEFKSMTLALHRAGIEVILDVVYNHTAEGNEVGPTLSFRGVDNRSYYLLHPQAPNLYENYSGCGNTLKANSPQVRTFILDNLRYWVEEMHVDGFRFDLATTLARNHAQVEFQGSLLEEIQNDPILSQVKLIAEPWDLGPDGYQLGRYPKGWSQWNDRYRDHVRQFWRGDKNKIAEFATHISGSAPLFQRARTGPRAGINFVAAHDGFSLADLTAYSHKRNEANGENNADGNDHNFSWNCGVEGPTDDANILDLRSRQQRNLLATLLLSKGIPMIQCGDEWGHSQQGNNNAYCQDNEINWRRWDWTPEQQRQVDWVRRLSKIRRAINAITVNRFYLPPHEINPDGEPEAAWFSSFGERMTGADWNNPSIKSMGVLINPSPLVKGSSDTKITLLVNAGIHPALFTTPRNVENFPSQWREIANSFMPDRDPRQVAFPIRLEAHSLIVLET; from the coding sequence ATGAGCCAGCCGCACTCACCGCTCAGACAAGGCGTTGTACAAGAGGGAAACGGCCTTCGTTTCACTCTGTTCAGCAAAAATGCAACGCGGGTGGAATTGTGTCTTTTTGATTCCCCTCACGCGACTCAGGAAGCCCGGCGCATCGAACTACAGCGAACGATGGAGGGTCTCTGGACCCTCCATCTTCCTGCAATCGCACCGGGATGTATTTACGCCTACCGCGTGCATGGCCCCTACGATCCTCCCCAGGGCCATCGCTTCAATCCCAATAAAATCCTTCTGGACCCCTACGCGCGAAAAATCATTCGTCTGCCCAGTGAACGGGACACCTTGCGCGGCGAACAACGCGACAATCCGGCTCCTTTTGCGATGGACGAAACCGATTCCGCCCACTGCGCTCCACTCGGCGTCTTCGAAGAAAACGGCTTCGACTGGCAGGATGACGCGCCGCCGCGAATTCCCTGGGAATCCACGCTGATCTACGAAGCGCATGTCAAAGGAATCACCCAATTGCGCATGGACATCCCCGAAGAACAACGCGGGCGTTACCTCGGCCTCGCATCGCCGCCGATCATCGATCACCTGAAAAGTCTGGGCGTCACCGCCGTCGAATTGCTTCCCATCTTCCAGTCCCTGTCTGAAGAACGCTTGATCCAAGACCAGCTAACCAACTACTGGGGTTACAACACCCTCGGTTTTTTTGTTCCAGAATCCAGCTATGCCAGCGTGGGAGGCGACCCGGTTCAGGAATTTAAAAGCATGACGCTCGCCCTGCACCGCGCAGGCATCGAGGTGATTCTCGACGTCGTTTACAACCACACCGCAGAAGGCAATGAAGTCGGCCCAACCCTTTCCTTTCGCGGCGTCGACAATCGATCCTATTACCTGCTCCATCCGCAAGCCCCAAACCTCTACGAAAATTATTCCGGTTGCGGCAACACTCTCAAAGCGAACAGCCCTCAAGTGCGAACGTTCATTTTGGACAATCTGCGCTACTGGGTCGAAGAAATGCATGTGGACGGATTTCGTTTCGACCTGGCCACCACGCTGGCGCGAAACCACGCCCAGGTCGAGTTCCAAGGCAGTTTGCTGGAGGAAATCCAAAACGATCCCATTCTTTCCCAGGTCAAACTGATAGCTGAACCCTGGGACCTTGGCCCCGACGGCTACCAACTGGGACGCTACCCAAAAGGATGGAGTCAATGGAACGACCGCTATCGGGATCACGTCCGTCAATTCTGGCGCGGCGATAAAAATAAAATCGCAGAGTTCGCAACGCATATCTCAGGAAGCGCTCCTCTCTTTCAGCGCGCCCGCACGGGACCTCGCGCAGGAATCAATTTCGTCGCCGCTCACGACGGCTTCAGCCTCGCCGACCTGACCGCTTATTCGCATAAAAGAAACGAAGCCAACGGCGAAAACAACGCCGATGGAAACGATCACAATTTCAGTTGGAATTGCGGCGTCGAAGGACCGACGGACGACGCAAACATCCTCGATCTGCGCTCCCGGCAACAACGCAATCTGCTCGCCACGCTTCTACTCTCCAAAGGGATTCCCATGATCCAATGCGGAGACGAATGGGGGCACAGCCAACAGGGAAACAACAACGCCTATTGTCAGGACAATGAAATCAACTGGCGCCGATGGGACTGGACGCCGGAACAACAACGGCAGGTCGACTGGGTGAGACGTCTTTCAAAAATAAGACGAGCCATCAATGCGATCACGGTCAACCGCTTTTACCTGCCTCCGCATGAGATCAACCCGGACGGCGAACCCGAAGCCGCCTGGTTCTCTTCTTTCGGCGAGCGTATGACGGGAGCGGACTGGAACAACCCTTCCATCAAATCAATGGGGGTACTAATCAATCCGTCCCCTTTGGTAAAAGGTTCCTCAGATACAAAAATAACACTGTTGGTGAACGCTGGGATTCACCCGGCGCTTTTCACCACGCCTCGAAACGTTGAAAATTTCCCTTCGCAATGGCGGGAAATCGCCAACTCCTTCATGCCCGATCGGGATCCCAGACAAGTCGCCTTTCCAATTCGGCTCGAAGCGCACTCACTCATCGTTCTGGAAACTTGA
- a CDS encoding Hpt domain-containing protein gives MPSPQSEFSVEVDRVLQDLVPTFMDNRRKDIAQLETSLRQNDFDTIRDIGHKMCGSGGSYGFEAISVIGKTLETSASRNDAAAVEQAVRSLSDYVERVRISYV, from the coding sequence ATGCCTTCGCCCCAATCCGAATTCAGCGTTGAAGTGGATCGCGTCCTGCAAGACCTGGTCCCCACCTTCATGGACAACCGAAGGAAAGACATTGCGCAGCTGGAAACATCGCTCAGGCAGAACGACTTCGATACGATTCGCGACATCGGACACAAGATGTGCGGCTCCGGCGGGAGTTACGGTTTTGAGGCCATCAGCGTCATCGGTAAAACTTTGGAAACATCCGCATCCCGGAACGATGCGGCGGCTGTCGAACAGGCCGTCCGCTCCCTTTCCGACTATGTTGAACGGGTGCGTATCAGCTATGTATGA
- a CDS encoding cytochrome c3 family protein, which yields MSFFKSIALLLFGLALAGAGFEGIDPALSGAFQKPVWDWSQNEYRAPDGVDPDRDNSLQSPQWNPQAQEGPTFSEKEIITPTEPLEKRMAQPLSDLLDLPYLSADDLPDPFPFLRGPGGAYKSVMKPGVTLGGVRFDSYGQTDKFIENFYRQSGFPIDKVFKDVAYNDQSSRCLHCHQGIEEIDHNHRFRCTQCHNGQSRKKSLPDAHKNLVKNPSAPEHVEKFCGKCHAKQIEQMNASTKNTLAGINDSVHFAWGTPPTPAVKTTLPADPAKAGETTPQAPLAKAPHYQTGENPAAEQFLKNQCRQCHIGSEAPKRAGDYRATGCAACHMIYTNDGVSLSHDKAIQYTQREDIQNRSKRFLKKYQQDNPDKRGYPVMHKFTSVIPSVQCEHCHHNNGVGSEYEGLFALKPLAGQEADPADREQPALHGVEHQFLLPDIHREKGMHCIDCHAGKELKPEPGQEKRAGVQCQDCHGGLGKRPESFLLTSSDARSKEILQSTAKIPALARSVKEGDSILVTASGIALPHIQKIKNDWILVSKVTGKKHRIPQLPGEREPVAHRIAKHMNTMECHTCHARWSASEWGMLVKKPATATTPNDAASWSQSFVDLSWDTLILGKNQRGRYSLMKPQFQYFFPDPLRPQSAAVPATTHRGTPGMLVKAYAPHTTRKIARRCESCHQNQMAVGLGSPFMETVDSKDLAQTRSGETSTSIPLKQMTLPNGSPLQTVYPADGSRFLNKQEQEALLKTSDAYRAYRFLNLKEMQFPRLLRRNDFPYDARRKALTDKFEPVDLDEELLAAPELEDEERDEPLPTLPTPLEDDGERPQTNNNLSQPFWENDQPVLP from the coding sequence ATGAGCTTTTTCAAATCCATCGCCTTATTACTATTCGGACTCGCGCTGGCGGGAGCAGGATTTGAAGGGATCGATCCGGCTCTGAGCGGAGCCTTCCAGAAACCGGTCTGGGACTGGTCGCAAAATGAATACCGCGCGCCGGACGGCGTCGATCCAGACCGCGACAACTCGCTTCAGAGCCCGCAATGGAATCCACAGGCGCAGGAAGGCCCGACTTTCAGCGAAAAGGAAATCATCACGCCAACAGAACCGCTTGAAAAACGCATGGCGCAACCGCTGTCCGATCTGCTCGACCTGCCTTATCTGTCCGCCGACGATCTGCCCGATCCGTTTCCGTTTCTTCGCGGCCCCGGCGGGGCCTACAAGAGCGTCATGAAACCCGGCGTCACCCTCGGCGGCGTTCGATTCGATTCCTACGGACAAACCGACAAGTTCATTGAGAATTTTTACCGTCAATCCGGCTTTCCTATCGACAAGGTTTTTAAAGACGTCGCCTACAACGACCAAAGCTCGCGTTGTCTACACTGCCATCAAGGCATCGAGGAAATAGATCATAATCACCGCTTTCGTTGCACCCAGTGCCACAACGGACAATCGAGAAAAAAATCGCTGCCCGACGCGCATAAAAATCTGGTGAAAAATCCATCCGCGCCGGAGCATGTTGAAAAATTCTGCGGCAAATGTCACGCAAAGCAAATCGAGCAGATGAACGCATCGACGAAAAACACCTTGGCCGGCATTAACGACTCGGTGCATTTCGCCTGGGGAACGCCGCCGACGCCGGCGGTCAAAACAACCCTTCCGGCCGACCCGGCGAAAGCGGGCGAAACAACCCCGCAAGCTCCCCTTGCCAAAGCGCCGCATTATCAGACGGGAGAAAACCCGGCGGCGGAACAATTCCTCAAAAACCAGTGTCGGCAATGTCATATAGGATCGGAAGCTCCCAAACGCGCCGGGGACTATCGCGCCACAGGATGCGCCGCCTGTCACATGATCTACACCAACGACGGCGTCTCCCTCAGCCACGACAAGGCGATTCAATACACGCAAAGAGAAGACATTCAGAACCGTTCGAAACGATTTCTGAAAAAATACCAGCAAGACAACCCGGACAAGCGCGGCTACCCGGTCATGCATAAATTCACCAGCGTCATCCCCAGTGTGCAATGCGAGCATTGCCACCATAACAACGGCGTCGGTTCCGAGTACGAAGGTTTGTTCGCATTGAAACCGCTTGCAGGACAGGAAGCCGATCCCGCCGACAGGGAACAACCCGCGCTTCATGGCGTCGAACATCAATTCCTCCTCCCGGACATCCACCGCGAGAAGGGCATGCATTGCATCGACTGTCATGCAGGAAAAGAACTCAAACCCGAACCGGGACAGGAGAAACGCGCCGGAGTCCAGTGCCAGGACTGCCACGGCGGACTGGGCAAACGCCCCGAATCGTTTCTACTGACCTCGTCGGACGCGCGCTCCAAGGAAATTTTACAGTCGACGGCTAAAATTCCGGCGCTGGCCCGATCCGTCAAGGAAGGCGATTCGATTCTCGTCACCGCGTCGGGCATCGCCCTGCCGCATATTCAAAAAATAAAAAATGATTGGATATTGGTTTCGAAGGTGACTGGCAAGAAACACCGCATCCCGCAGTTGCCCGGCGAACGCGAGCCGGTCGCCCACCGCATCGCGAAACACATGAATACAATGGAATGCCACACCTGCCATGCCCGCTGGTCCGCCAGCGAATGGGGCATGCTGGTGAAAAAACCCGCAACCGCTACGACGCCCAATGACGCCGCTTCCTGGAGCCAGTCTTTCGTTGACCTGTCCTGGGACACGCTCATTCTGGGCAAGAATCAACGCGGCAGATATTCGCTAATGAAACCGCAGTTTCAATATTTCTTTCCCGACCCGTTGCGACCTCAAAGCGCGGCGGTTCCGGCGACCACGCACCGGGGAACGCCCGGCATGCTGGTCAAAGCTTACGCGCCGCACACCACGCGGAAAATCGCGCGGCGCTGCGAAAGCTGTCACCAGAACCAAATGGCTGTGGGATTGGGAAGCCCCTTCATGGAAACCGTCGACTCCAAAGACCTGGCGCAAACCCGGAGCGGAGAAACGTCGACAAGCATTCCGCTGAAACAAATGACGCTTCCCAATGGAAGCCCACTGCAAACCGTTTACCCCGCAGACGGTTCGCGATTCCTGAACAAACAGGAACAGGAAGCGCTTCTGAAAACCAGCGACGCTTATCGGGCCTATCGATTTTTAAATTTAAAGGAAATGCAATTTCCTCGTCTGCTGAGGCGCAATGATTTCCCTTACGATGCGCGACGCAAGGCCCTGACAGATAAATTCGAGCCGGTCGATCTCGACGAAGAACTGCTGGCGGCTCCGGAACTCGAAGATGAAGAGCGGGACGAACCCCTCCCGACTCTGCCCACGCCTCTTGAGGATGACGGGGAGCGACCGCAAACGAACAATAATCTCTCCCAGCCTTTCTGGGAAAACGACCAACCTGTTCTTCCTTGA
- a CDS encoding cytochrome c — protein MTMNRVALIAGLFFMSVSLPIEAAEIPALFKEKNCAHCHRLSADDAPAQSAPDLFYAGDKFQKKWIRSFLIQPETIRKAGYSGADDFMRAEIQPHPTLTETEATSAAEFLMSLKIPLDPIPVTEWEPLSRVQMVRFKILFERDYGCISCHEGVNLAGKPRGGISGPTMVDTGNRLQADWVFRWLQNPETFRAKGRMPKFDLDVETAEALTRYLMTLKKENLK, from the coding sequence ATGACGATGAATCGAGTCGCCCTGATTGCCGGACTTTTTTTTATGAGCGTTTCTCTCCCAATCGAAGCGGCGGAGATCCCCGCTCTCTTCAAAGAGAAGAACTGCGCGCATTGTCACCGTCTCTCCGCCGACGATGCGCCCGCACAAAGCGCGCCCGACCTGTTTTATGCAGGCGACAAGTTCCAGAAAAAATGGATTCGCTCTTTCCTGATCCAGCCGGAAACGATCCGCAAGGCGGGTTACAGCGGGGCCGATGATTTCATGCGGGCCGAGATTCAGCCGCACCCGACTCTGACGGAAACCGAAGCGACAAGCGCCGCAGAGTTTCTGATGTCGCTGAAAATCCCGCTCGACCCGATCCCCGTGACGGAATGGGAGCCGCTGTCGCGCGTCCAGATGGTTCGCTTCAAAATTTTATTTGAAAGGGACTACGGGTGCATCTCCTGCCACGAAGGGGTCAACCTTGCAGGCAAACCGCGCGGCGGCATTTCCGGCCCTACAATGGTGGATACGGGAAACCGACTGCAAGCGGACTGGGTCTTTCGCTGGTTGCAAAACCCAGAGACCTTTCGCGCCAAAGGACGCATGCCAAAATTTGATCTGGATGTGGAAACCGCCGAAGCCCTGACGCGGTATCTCATGACCTTGAAAAAGGAGAATCTCAAATGA
- a CDS encoding cytochrome c: protein MKHSLKLIAKFVALTLALALFGCGEDSQKNEDPSTPKPMAQAPKPQPAPQAARVVPVSQETKDAYRWYCSQCHGLTGHGDGVNALHLAVPPRNHTKPEYLETRTDRQLFEAIKLGGLAVGRAPCMPAWGHTLNDDAISSLVRYIRELCQCEAA, encoded by the coding sequence ATGAAACACTCACTCAAGCTAATAGCAAAGTTTGTCGCTCTGACCCTTGCGCTCGCGCTGTTTGGCTGTGGCGAGGATTCCCAAAAGAATGAAGACCCATCGACTCCCAAACCGATGGCCCAGGCGCCGAAACCCCAGCCAGCCCCGCAAGCGGCGCGCGTCGTTCCGGTTTCACAGGAGACCAAAGACGCCTACCGCTGGTATTGCTCGCAATGTCACGGCCTGACCGGCCACGGCGACGGCGTCAACGCGCTTCACCTCGCGGTTCCGCCGCGCAACCACACCAAGCCGGAGTATCTGGAAACCCGCACCGATCGGCAGTTGTTCGAAGCCATCAAGCTCGGCGGCCTTGCCGTTGGCAGGGCGCCCTGCATGCCCGCATGGGGCCACACCCTGAATGACGACGCCATTTCCTCGCTCGTTCGTTACATCCGCGAATTGTGTCAATGCGAAGCGGCCTGA
- a CDS encoding YihA family ribosome biogenesis GTP-binding protein, whose translation MKILSAEFETTAVKPNQYPKEYFPEIAFVGRSNVGKSSLINSLLNRKKLVKTSATPGKTQTINFFRINDSLFFADLPGYGFAKVPEAVKKTWGKMIEEYLLKRETLRAIVFIVDIRRKPGELDFNLKHWLDANGIDYILAITKADKISQTKRTKLIRPIEQQLGNEERAIPYSSKTSLGRKELWARIIEKTEGKKEIPQPPEEAIEGLS comes from the coding sequence ATGAAAATTCTGTCCGCTGAGTTTGAGACCACCGCGGTCAAGCCCAATCAATATCCCAAAGAATATTTCCCGGAAATCGCTTTCGTCGGTCGCTCGAACGTCGGCAAATCATCGCTCATCAATTCCCTGTTGAACCGCAAGAAACTGGTCAAAACCAGCGCGACTCCGGGGAAAACCCAGACGATCAATTTTTTCCGCATCAACGACAGCCTGTTCTTCGCCGACCTTCCCGGCTACGGATTTGCGAAAGTCCCGGAAGCCGTGAAAAAAACCTGGGGCAAAATGATCGAGGAATATCTCCTCAAGCGCGAAACGCTTCGCGCCATCGTTTTCATCGTCGATATTCGGAGGAAACCGGGGGAGTTGGATTTCAATCTCAAACACTGGCTCGACGCCAACGGGATCGATTATATTCTCGCCATCACGAAAGCCGACAAGATATCGCAGACCAAAAGAACGAAATTGATTCGTCCCATTGAGCAACAACTGGGGAACGAGGAGAGAGCCATCCCCTATTCCAGCAAAACCAGTCTGGGCCGAAAAGAATTATGGGCGAGGATCATTGAAAAAACGGAAGGCAAAAAAGAAATCCCCCAACCGCCGGAAGAGGCGATTGAGGGACTTTCATAA
- a CDS encoding (2Fe-2S) ferredoxin domain-containing protein, which produces MPKPSYHIFICTNERPPGHPKGSCGQSGSREIMNKIDMGIEQRGLFGKVFLTASSCMGPCSMGPVLVVYPDGVWYSKVTPDDVDEILDQHIGKGEKVERLEIPEAMWG; this is translated from the coding sequence ATGCCAAAACCAAGTTATCATATTTTCATATGCACCAACGAACGACCTCCGGGACATCCCAAAGGCTCTTGCGGTCAGAGCGGTAGCCGGGAGATCATGAACAAAATCGATATGGGTATCGAGCAACGCGGCTTGTTTGGGAAAGTATTTCTCACCGCTTCTTCATGTATGGGGCCCTGTTCGATGGGACCGGTGCTGGTGGTATATCCCGACGGCGTTTGGTACAGCAAAGTGACTCCCGATGATGTTGACGAAATTCTCGATCAGCACATTGGCAAGGGCGAAAAAGTCGAACGACTGGAAATTCCCGAAGCCATGTGGGGCTAG
- a CDS encoding phosphotransferase, which yields MNSKPHMLTPPNHPLTDCLPYLERSLAELLGRPVTNLGVDALTGDASTRNYYRIRFQWEGETVWRSQIVMQLPESIPNGSNDFIQVLSFLQNLSIRVPQLKAVDATAGILILEDCGDETLEEGLRKRPDEKRRFYLQAIDALVQMQVRAAQGEASCPAFDRRFDLEKLMWEFEFMIRHYIEGYLQTPLEAEEKNRLLEAFRPLCQRLDEQPTRFTHRDYHARNLMIFNDELVMIDFQDARMGPCQYDLVSLLKDSYVVLDESFRMDMIEQFIVKKEVAEGAPVDRTLFHEIFDWMSVQRNLKAVGSFAYLRQVAGTERYLQYIEPTLNYVREVFNRRPALDTLRRHLETRIPLLRD from the coding sequence TTGAACTCGAAACCACACATGCTGACGCCGCCGAACCACCCTTTGACAGACTGCCTTCCCTATCTGGAGCGCTCGCTTGCCGAATTGCTGGGACGACCGGTGACCAATCTCGGCGTCGATGCCTTGACCGGCGACGCGTCTACCCGGAATTATTACCGAATCCGCTTCCAATGGGAAGGCGAAACCGTCTGGCGCTCTCAAATTGTCATGCAACTGCCCGAATCCATTCCGAACGGTTCGAATGATTTTATCCAAGTCTTGTCGTTTTTGCAAAACCTGTCCATCCGAGTTCCCCAACTGAAGGCCGTGGACGCCACCGCAGGCATTTTAATACTGGAAGATTGCGGCGACGAAACGCTGGAAGAAGGCTTGCGCAAACGGCCTGACGAAAAACGCCGCTTCTACCTGCAAGCCATTGACGCATTGGTTCAAATGCAAGTCCGGGCGGCTCAGGGCGAAGCCTCTTGCCCCGCATTCGACAGAAGATTTGACCTTGAAAAATTAATGTGGGAATTTGAGTTCATGATACGGCATTATATCGAAGGCTATTTGCAAACGCCGCTCGAAGCCGAAGAAAAGAACCGCCTTCTGGAAGCCTTCCGGCCGCTTTGCCAAAGACTCGACGAACAACCGACCCGCTTCACGCATCGCGATTATCATGCCCGGAATCTGATGATTTTTAACGACGAACTGGTGATGATTGATTTTCAGGACGCGCGCATGGGGCCTTGCCAGTACGATTTGGTTTCACTGCTCAAGGATTCCTACGTCGTGCTCGACGAATCCTTCCGTATGGATATGATCGAACAATTCATCGTGAAAAAGGAAGTCGCAGAAGGCGCGCCCGTCGACCGAACGCTCTTTCATGAAATTTTTGACTGGATGTCTGTGCAACGCAACCTGAAAGCCGTCGGCAGTTTCGCCTACCTGCGCCAGGTCGCAGGAACCGAGCGTTATCTGCAATACATCGAACCCACGTTGAATTATGTTCGCGAGGTTTTCAATCGACGCCCGGCGCTCGACACCTTGAGGCGACATCTGGAAACCCGCATTCCCCTGCTTCGGGACTGA